Proteins co-encoded in one Flavobacteriaceae bacterium MAR_2009_75 genomic window:
- a CDS encoding Ca-activated chloride channel family protein yields the protein MIQFDEKIYFYFLAIIPVIVVLFIFLQIWKKRTQRKFADLSLFRRITPNRSRYKSTLKLLFFLLGIAFLTIGLVNPKIGTKLETVKREGVDIVFAVDVSKSMLAEDIAPNRLEKSKRLVSEIINQLASDRIGIIAYAGQAFPQLPITTDYGAAKMFLQSMNTDMLTSQGTAINEAIELATTYYNDAEQTNRVLFIISDGEDHSEGTTLDAVEKAVEEGIRIFTIGVGKPKGAPIPIKRNGVVESLKKDAQGEVVITRLNEEVLIDIADEGNGEYIDGSNTEGAVEIIKEQLLQMDKKEFEAKQFAEFKDQFQWFLGIGLLFLFLDLFVLDKKTTWLKKLNLFNEKIEE from the coding sequence ATGATACAGTTCGACGAAAAAATATATTTCTATTTTCTGGCGATTATTCCAGTAATCGTTGTGCTGTTTATATTTCTTCAAATCTGGAAAAAAAGAACTCAGCGTAAATTTGCTGACCTATCGCTGTTCAGAAGAATTACTCCCAATCGATCAAGATATAAATCAACATTGAAGTTGTTATTTTTTCTCTTAGGAATTGCATTTTTGACTATTGGGCTTGTGAACCCCAAAATAGGCACCAAACTTGAAACTGTGAAGCGTGAAGGAGTAGATATCGTATTTGCGGTAGATGTGTCTAAAAGTATGTTGGCCGAAGATATTGCACCCAACCGTTTGGAGAAATCGAAAAGGTTGGTCTCTGAAATAATCAATCAATTGGCCAGTGACCGAATCGGAATTATCGCGTATGCCGGTCAAGCATTTCCGCAGTTGCCCATCACTACCGATTATGGCGCCGCAAAAATGTTCTTGCAAAGCATGAATACCGATATGCTGACCTCCCAAGGTACCGCCATTAACGAGGCCATTGAGTTGGCCACGACATACTATAATGATGCGGAGCAAACAAATCGGGTGCTTTTTATTATTTCCGATGGAGAAGACCATTCAGAAGGTACTACACTAGACGCCGTTGAAAAGGCGGTAGAAGAAGGTATTCGTATTTTTACTATTGGGGTAGGTAAACCAAAGGGTGCACCTATTCCGATCAAACGCAACGGTGTAGTTGAGAGCCTTAAAAAAGACGCGCAAGGCGAAGTGGTCATTACCAGGCTAAACGAAGAGGTTCTTATTGACATAGCTGATGAAGGCAACGGAGAGTATATAGATGGTTCGAATACAGAAGGCGCTGTTGAAATTATAAAGGAACAACTGCTACAAATGGATAAAAAGGAATTTGAAGCCAAGCAATTTGCCGAATTTAAAGATCAATTTCAATGGTTTTTGGGCATAGGTCTATTATTTCTATTTTTAGACCTATTCGTTCTAGACAAAAAGACTACATGGTTGAAGAAATTAAATCTGTTTAACGAAAAGATTGAAGAATAA